A single region of the Vanessa tameamea isolate UH-Manoa-2023 chromosome 18, ilVanTame1 primary haplotype, whole genome shotgun sequence genome encodes:
- the LOC113397651 gene encoding venom carboxylesterase-6-like: MLLFVCLCAIAAASAKDAPTVNIRQGVIIGSRVADGNYISFYGIHYGGSTSGENRFMAPTEPPVYPGEYHAVSSDIICAQPSPRGLIGIEDCLVLNIHTKNLTTPKPVIVWLEGEEYQSTSNILYSFKELVEKDVVVVSINYRLSIFGFLCLGVPKAPGNAGLKDVIHGLKWIQSNIAAFGGDPSKVTLIGHGSGAAMVDLITLSPLSRDLVHNAIVLSGSALAPWAMAYDPIGYAQKFGEKLEYTGQTPTELAKLLSTTDINVISSVLNEFEFYNNTPLFAPCIENAKLNPNGTFLSDAPINILRSGNYTDIPYVAGFTDREGTMRAKEAAYNNWLEVMDSSFEDFLTADLVFKTRNDRLNVSKIIREFYFKQRQVNMETIEDFLDFQGDVLILVPVTRGAIERALTSKSEVRMFEFAYRGAKNSDWAYPQIPLTGVRHGGILNHLFNYDLKSNTAKTSIIDRTAHFVQTGIPQPTNSVEWRPMQNSFNLLYLSGGEVQTDIIVYKEEGLGNRNSERTDFWHKLFNEYYQPPRPVSSANNLLSFGIMTLITHIVVTLF, encoded by the exons ATGTTGTTATTTGTGTGCCTGTGTGCGATAGCAGCTGCGTCCGCGAAAGACGCACCAACGGTAAACATAAGGCAAGGTGTGATAATAGGATCTCGAGTAGCCGATGGAAATTACATATCATTCTATGGAATTCATTATGGCGGTTCGACCTCGGGTGAAAACAGATTCATG GCACCCACTGAACCACCTGTATATCCTGGCGAATACCACGCTGTCAGCAGTGACATAATATGCGCTCAACCTTCTCCACGAGGACTTATTGGTATTGAAGACTGTCTCGTGCTGAACATTCACACAAAGAACTTGACAACGCCTAAACCAGTAATAGTATGGCTTGAAGGCGAAGAATATCAATCGacaagcaatattttgtattccttTAAGGAATTAGTTGAAAAAGATGTAGTAGTTGTTTCTATTAACTATCGGTTATCTATCTTTGGTTTTCTATGTCTAGGCGTTCCAAAAGCACCTGGTAATGCTGGATTGAAAGACGTCATTCATGGATTAAAATGGATTCAATCTAATATAGCCGCTTTTGGAGGAGATCCCAGTAAAGTAACATTAATTGGTCATGGATCTGGAGCAGCTATGGTAGATTTGATCACTTTGTCGCCATTATCTCGAGACTTAGTACATAATGCCATAGTACTCAGTGGTTCAGCATTGGCTCCATGGGCAATGGCGTATGATCCTATAGGTTACGCACAAAAATTCGGAGAAAAATTGGAATATACTGGCCAAACCCCCACGGAATTAGCGAAATTGCTTTCTACGACCGACATAAATGTAATATCCAGCGTATTAAACGAATtcgaattttataacaatacgcCATTATTTGCGCCCTGTATTGAAAACGCTAAATTGAATCCAAATGGAACATTTCTTTCTGATGCTCCAATTAACATACTCAGATCTGGTAACTATACTGATATACCTTATGTAGCTGGTTTCACAGACAGGGAAGGTACGATGCGTGCTAAAGAAGCAGCTTACAATAACTGGCTTGAAGTAATGGATAGTAGCTTTGAGGACTTTTTAACGGCAGATCTTGTGTTTAAGACTAGAAATGATAGATTAAACGTAAGCAAGATTATTCGTGAATTCTATTTCAAACAACGCCAGGTTAATATGGAAACTATTGAAGATTTCTTAGACTTCCAAGGCGACGTTTTAATACTAGTACCAGTTACAAGAGGAGCAATAGAAAGAGCCCTAACTTCGAAATCTGAAGTAAGAATGTTTGAATTTGCATATAGAGGTGCAAAGAACTCTGACTGGGCGTATCCTCAAATACCCTTGACAGGCGTAAGGCACGGTGGTATTCTGAATCATCTGtttaattacgatttaaaatcaaatacagCAAAAACATCGATCATTGATCGAACAGCGCATTTTGTTCAAACAGG GATACCTCAACCAACAAACAGCGTGGAATGGAGACCCATGCAGAACAGTTTCAACTTGTTGTACTTGAGCGGCGGGGAAGTTCAAACCGACATTATAGTTTACAAGGAAGAAGGACTAGGCAATCGCAATAGTGAACGTACAGACTTTTGgcacaaattatttaatgaatattatcaaCCTCCGAGACCTGTATCTTCTGCGAATAATCTGTTAAGTTTTGGAATAATGACATTAATCACACATATTGTAGTaacacttttttaa